Within the Burkholderia sp. NRF60-BP8 genome, the region GGAGGATGCCATCGCGTTCTATGCGAAGGCATTCGGCGCGCAGGAGAAATTCCGGCTCGTCGAGCCGTCGGGGCGCATCGGTCACGCGGAATTGCAGCTCGGGCCATGCACGCTGATGATCTCCGACGAGTTCCCGGAATACGATCTCTTCGCGCTCGACCCGGACGGCAACGCGCCGATGGCGCTCCATCTTCATGTCGACGATGCCGATGCGACGATCGCCGCCGCCGTCGCGGCCGGCGCGCGCGTGACGCGCGCGCCCCAG harbors:
- a CDS encoding VOC family protein, producing the protein MAIREVFPYLRAKRAEDAIAFYAKAFGAQEKFRLVEPSGRIGHAELQLGPCTLMISDEFPEYDLFALDPDGNAPMALHLHVDDADATIAAAVAAGARVTRAPQDQFYGERSGRIRDPFGYDWLIGHTIEAVEPDEMQRRYTALMSGDQ